The Lujinxingia vulgaris DNA window TTCGAGAAGTTCGCCGCCCACGCGGATCTCCGAGACCCGTTCGCCGGGGGCGGCGTCGGCTCTAAAACGCACGCTCATGTTGGAGGGCCGGGGGATCCATCCCCCGAAGCGATCGGCGGGGTTTTTGGCAAAGACGTTCTCAAGCTCCCTCTCCCAGAAGGCGCGGATCTGAGCGCCGGTGACCTCGCCAGTCTTAAGTTCGGTGACCACCGGGTAGAACTTCCAGAGGTCGCCCTCGACGACGGGGCCGGGGAGCAGGGGGTTGCCAAAACGAAAGCCGTTGGACAGGGCGATCTCGGTGCCGGTGGCGTCGCGCAGGGCGTCGGAGAGGAGGTTGTCGAGCGTGGTCTCAATGACGTTATGCCTGGCGAGGACGCCGGAGGTGTGACCGACGACCCGGGAGAGCTCCTCGCGGGTGGGGGCGGTGGACTCGTCGATGATGGCGAGCACTTCCGGGTCTTCGGGGAAGTCTTCGGCGGTGAGCTCGATGAGCTCCCAGCGCTTGTCGATGAGATTGCCATCTTCAAGTGTGAGGTCGAGGCGCCCGATAAAGGAGCCGAAGGCGCCGGGCTCGACCACCCAGGTGTCGTTTTTGACGATGGGCTCGTAGGTGCGCTCGTGGGTGTCGCTGGAGAGGTGCACGTCGATGCCCTCAAGCTCATCGCTGAGTTGCACGGCCTTGGCCAGACCAATGTGGGAGAGGAGGAGCACGAGGTCGGCCTGATGATCGGTGCGAAGCTCCTCGATGAGGGCGGGGAGCTCTTCGGGGCCCTGGTAGCTCAAGCCCTGGCTGTAGGCCGGGGGCTGGCGCTCGGGCACATCCGGGTCGGTGTAGCCGAGCACGCCGACTTTCACGTCGCCGAACTCACGCACGATGTAGGGCGGAAAGAGGCGCTCGCCAGTGGCCTCATCGCGCAGGTTGGCGGCGAAGAGGGGAAAGTCGAGTTCGGTGGCACGCTGCTTGAGGACCTCGGGGCCGTAGGCCACCTCCCAGTTTCCGGGGATGGCCGCGTCGAAGCCCAGCGCGTTGAGCGCCGGGACCACCGCTGCGCCCTCGGTGAGCGCCGCTTCGCCGGCGCCCTGAAGGGTGTCGCCGCCGTCGAGGACGAGCACCCGGCCGGGGCGCTCGGCTTTGATGGCGTCAATGGCGGCGGCCACACGCGCGAAGCCGCCGGCCATCTCCAGGCGGTCTTCCTGGCCCTCCTGCCAGAAGAGCTCGGGGTGTTCGTAGAGCTGGGCGTGGAGGTCGGCGACAAAGAGCACGGTCAGCTCTTCGGTGGGGTGCGCGGTGGTCGGGGTGGGGGCCGCCTTCGCATTCTGTTGAAGGGTGGAATCCGGGGTGGCAGGGGCGTTGGAGCAGGCCGCGATGAGCGCGCCTGAAGCGATTGCGGTGGCGGAAGTGGTCAGTAAATTCAGATGCTTACGCATGGGTGTTGAGCCTTGGTGCAGATAGGGTGAAGCAGGTTTATGGCCAGAAGGTCGTCTCAGAGCTCGATGCTCAAAAAGCCCTCACGTTGAAGTCTGAAGATCTCGACGAAGGCGTTATCGACGACGGTGACTTCGGGGTGGAGCTGCTCGGCGTTGACGTTGAACTGGTTGAGGGAGAGACCGCAGGCGACCACGCGGCTGCCGCGTTCGGTGAGGCGCTCGATCTGCGTGGCGAGCTCGGGGGCCATGTCTTCTGCGACCAGCGCCTCGACGGAGGGGCCGCAGGCCACCACGTCGGCGCGGGAGGTGGGCGGCTCGTCGCCGTCGAGGAGCGTGTGGGCGGTGTGCAGGGCGACCTGCAGGTGGCGCTCGGTGCGCACGCTGAGCACGGTGCGGGAGGGGGCCTCTTCAGCTGGCGAGGCCGAGGTAGTGCCTGTGTCGGGGGTCGAGGAGGCGGAGGCGGTGGTGGAGCATCCGGCCAGGATGAGAAGCGCGCTGGCGAGCAGGGAGAGCGTGAGTTTTTGGGGGAGTCGCATCGAGATTCTCCAGGGTTTGACATGAGGAATGCGGGCCGACACCCGGTCGGCCGCGGGGGAGAAAGGGGAAAGATTCAGCGCGCTGTCTGCGCGCGTTTTTTGAAGACGTCGAGCGCGAAGGTGTCGGCGCCGTGGGCGATAAAAAAGAGCAGGCCACCGGCCAGGCCGATGTTTTTAAAGAGGGGGCCCATCGAGGCCATGCTGCCCACCTGCACGGTGAGTGTGATGGGGATGATGATCGCCAGCAGGCCCAGCGCGGCAGCCCGGGTATAAAATCCCAGCAGGAGGGCCAGGCCGCCGATCAGGAGCGCGACGCCGCTGAGCACCACCAGAGGTTGGGCCGGCGCGATGGCCGTGGCCAGAAAGCCCATCGGGGAACTCTCCAGGCGTGCGGCGGTGCGCGAGGGATCGATGAGGTGGTTGAGGCCGGCGACGATGAAGATGCCGCTGAGCATCATGCGAAAGAGCGCACGGGAGAGGGGCTCGAGCTTTTGGGCGCGTTGTTGAAACGATG harbors:
- a CDS encoding DsrE family protein, with the protein product MRLPQKLTLSLLASALLILAGCSTTASASSTPDTGTTSASPAEEAPSRTVLSVRTERHLQVALHTAHTLLDGDEPPTSRADVVACGPSVEALVAEDMAPELATQIERLTERGSRVVACGLSLNQFNVNAEQLHPEVTVVDNAFVEIFRLQREGFLSIEL
- a CDS encoding DoxX family protein, whose translation is MIASFQQRAQKLEPLSRALFRMMLSGIFIVAGLNHLIDPSRTAARLESSPMGFLATAIAPAQPLVVLSGVALLIGGLALLLGFYTRAAALGLLAIIIPITLTVQVGSMASMGPLFKNIGLAGGLLFFIAHGADTFALDVFKKRAQTAR
- a CDS encoding bifunctional metallophosphatase/5'-nucleotidase — its product is MRKHLNLLTTSATAIASGALIAACSNAPATPDSTLQQNAKAAPTPTTAHPTEELTVLFVADLHAQLYEHPELFWQEGQEDRLEMAGGFARVAAAIDAIKAERPGRVLVLDGGDTLQGAGEAALTEGAAVVPALNALGFDAAIPGNWEVAYGPEVLKQRATELDFPLFAANLRDEATGERLFPPYIVREFGDVKVGVLGYTDPDVPERQPPAYSQGLSYQGPEELPALIEELRTDHQADLVLLLSHIGLAKAVQLSDELEGIDVHLSSDTHERTYEPIVKNDTWVVEPGAFGSFIGRLDLTLEDGNLIDKRWELIELTAEDFPEDPEVLAIIDESTAPTREELSRVVGHTSGVLARHNVIETTLDNLLSDALRDATGTEIALSNGFRFGNPLLPGPVVEGDLWKFYPVVTELKTGEVTGAQIRAFWERELENVFAKNPADRFGGWIPRPSNMSVRFRADAAPGERVSEIRVGGELLEDERVYTLTACEREGDHPDTLCRIPNARNTRIHTLDAHDAVRRYLQKHPDATRHLEGRVVAEDRPQILRSQH